DNA from Desulfitobacterium chlororespirans DSM 11544:
TGGCTTCGGCTATGATAATCCCCACATTAGCGTTCATTCCCGGCCGTATGGCGTCTGTTACTTCATCCATTTGCATTGTCACCTGGAAAGTGGTTACATTTTGAGTCGTTGTTCCTTTTAGGGCCACCTGGGTCACCGTTGCGCTCATATAATCCTCCGGCGCAGAATCCAGGGAGATATTGGCCCTCTGACCTGTTTTAATCTTTGTCACTTCATCCTGAGAGACATAGGATTCTACGATCAACAGCTCTCCTCCGGTGGCTAAATTGAGCACGGTGGTCGTATTGCTTAAGGTCTGCCCTTCTTTTACCGGAATATCGATAATCACCCCATCTGAAGGAGCAACCAAGGTTGCTTTGGCCAAATTGTCCTGTGCTTTCACCACAGCGGTTTCTGCCTGGGCCAGGGAAGTCCTTTCCTGAAGACGAGCTAATTTCACTTCGGCGATTTCCAGATCGGCTTTTGCTGAGTCCACAGCCTGTTCCGCACCACCGTTATATGTATTTTGAACATTGATCAGTTCAGACTGGGCCTGAGTGAGGGCGGTTTTGGCCTGTAAGATACTCGATTCATCTCCGCTTAGTTGACTGGCCGCCAGATTATTGCCGGCAATCAGAAGACTTTGTTCCGCAATGGCCAGCTGATTCTGCAAATAAGCCGGATCAGCGTTTTGCTCCGCTGTCCGGAGCGCTTGCCTGGCTTTAACCAGCGTGCCTTCTGCTTCCACTTTCTGTTGCTGCCAGTTCAGCTCAGCTTCTTTCAGACTGGCCATACTCTCGGTCACCTCCTGCTGCAAGGTTTCCGTATCCATCTGGGCCAGAGCCTGACCTGCTGTTACCTCATCGCCGACTTTTACATAGATTTCCCGCACCTTGCCGTTTTGTTCGAAGGCCAGGGGAACCTCTTCAGGATACATCACAGTTCCTGTAGCTGTAATCTCCTGGATAATATCACCCTTCTTAACTGTGGTTGTCAGCAAGGACGTTTGTTGGGGTTTCTCCTGAAAATGCTGGTAAGCCCAGAAACCTCCTCCGCCCAATACAACAACGCCAAGGACCAGAGTAATCACCAACTTTTTTTTCATACCCTCTCTCCTCTATTCCTTGTTTCTGCCCAGACTAACTGTTTCCTTAATAGTTTCCAGATTGCTCCTCCATAATTATAACGGTCCATGCTTAAAGACTACTTAGTGTTAGCTGAAAATTAACTGAATGTACTCAAGCGGACGGAATTTCCCTCTGCATAAAAATGACACCAACCCTTTAATGAATTGGTGTCAGAGATTTAAATATTTCTACTGTCTTTCCGTTATTATATGTCGATCTCCTGCATTTTTGCCGTGATTTTCCTTATTTTGTTCCCGGCATCCCTACCGGCTGATTGGGGAAACCGTATTTCGCTGACTATTTTGCCATCACTCATAAACAGAATGCGCTCTGCCGCCGCCGCTACCCTGGCATCATGAGTCACCAGCATAACCGCAGTCCCCTCCCGATTGATTTCGGAAAACAGGCTCATCACTTCCTGGGCAGATGTTGAGTTAAGGGCGCCGGTGGGTTCATCCCCGAAAATAATTTCCGGACCGCTCAGCAAAGCACGGCAGATTCCCGCACGCTGCAGCTGCCCGCCCGAAACCTGGGTGATATCCCGCTTTTCCAGCTCCGCAATCCCGGCTCTTTTCATAATCTTTCTGGCTTTTTCCGTTATCTGCAGGGTGTTTTTTCTGTTGCCGCGCCAAGCGGGAAGAAGGATGTTATCCAGGATATTCAGATTTTTCAACAGGGTGGGCTGCTGAAAAACAAATCCTATTTTGGTTCTGCGCAGGTCGGCAAGTTCATGTTCACTGAGTAGCGAAATATCCCGGCCCTCAAACATAACTTTCCCGCTGTCAATTCCGTCCAGACCGCTGAGTGCGAACAGAAGCGTTGACTTTCCCGATCCGGAAGGCCCCATAACCGCAATGAATTCGCCTTCGTTTATTTGGAGGGAGACTTTATCCAGAGCCTTGACTCTCTCGCCGCCCTTGCCAAAATACTTGACAATGGTTTCACCGGTGACAATCTGTTTCATAGACTACTCCTTTATATGGGAGGATAGCTTAATTTGCCCCCCGTTGGCTATGCCGCTCATGGTTCCGAGCAGTACGGAACCGGCCATCATCAAGGGACACATCAGATAGGCCCAGAGAGGATTAATTGTAAACTGAAAAGAGGACGCTCCGAACCAGGAGATCACTCCGCCTGCCAGTGCCTCGCCAAGAGTGTTGGCCAGCAGCGTTCCCAAAACAATTCCCGCAATCAAAACAACGGCTGAACGTGAAACATACTGTGCCGCAATATCCCGGCTTGTAAAACCTA
Protein-coding regions in this window:
- a CDS encoding ABC transporter ATP-binding protein, producing the protein MKQIVTGETIVKYFGKGGERVKALDKVSLQINEGEFIAVMGPSGSGKSTLLFALSGLDGIDSGKVMFEGRDISLLSEHELADLRRTKIGFVFQQPTLLKNLNILDNILLPAWRGNRKNTLQITEKARKIMKRAGIAELEKRDITQVSGGQLQRAGICRALLSGPEIIFGDEPTGALNSTSAQEVMSLFSEINREGTAVMLVTHDARVAAAAERILFMSDGKIVSEIRFPQSAGRDAGNKIRKITAKMQEIDI
- a CDS encoding efflux RND transporter periplasmic adaptor subunit codes for the protein MKKKLVITLVLGVVVLGGGGFWAYQHFQEKPQQTSLLTTTVKKGDIIQEITATGTVMYPEEVPLAFEQNGKVREIYVKVGDEVTAGQALAQMDTETLQQEVTESMASLKEAELNWQQQKVEAEGTLVKARQALRTAEQNADPAYLQNQLAIAEQSLLIAGNNLAASQLSGDESSILQAKTALTQAQSELINVQNTYNGGAEQAVDSAKADLEIAEVKLARLQERTSLAQAETAVVKAQDNLAKATLVAPSDGVIIDIPVKEGQTLSNTTTVLNLATGGELLIVESYVSQDEVTKIKTGQRANISLDSAPEDYMSATVTQVALKGTTTQNVTTFQVTMQMDEVTDAIRPGMNANVGIIIAEAKDVLIVPSSAVQTQGDQKGVLLLSNPPSSGSPSSEGQMQGGPSQREQVQGEQAEAQKEQAQGEQAQAGAAEPRNSERSAPQGTMSNNREQGGMGAAQFVPVETGLDDGTNVEIKSGLTEGQRIVAGTRTNSSGSNTNANSNRNMNSPAGVMPGMGGGGGFGGSARPMR